One region of Oryza sativa Japonica Group chromosome 5, ASM3414082v1 genomic DNA includes:
- the LOC4339145 gene encoding large ribosomal subunit protein eL24: protein MVLKTELCRFSGQKIYPGKGIRFIRADSQVFLFANSKCKRYFHNRLKPAKLTWTAMYRKQHKKDIHAEAVKKRRRTTKKPYSRSIVGASLEVIQKKRAEKPEVRDAAREAALREIKERIKKTKDEKKAKKAEVTKSQKSQSKGAAPRGSKGPKIGGGGGKR from the exons ATGGTGCTGAA GACAGAGCTTTGCCGTTTTAGTGGCCAGAAGATATATCCAGGGAAGGGCATTCGCTTTATTCGTGCTGATTCACAG GTCTTCCTTTTTGCAAACTCAAAATGCAAGCGCTACTTCCACAACCGCCTGAAGCCTGCAAAGCTTACCTGGACAGCCATGTACAGGAAGCAGCACAAGAAG GATATCCATGCTGAAGCTGTCAAGAAGAGGCGCCGCACCACCAAGAAGCCATACTCTAGGTCAATTGTTGGTGCTTCGTTGGAAGTCATCCAAAAGAAGAGAGCTGAAAAGCCTGAAGTTCGTGATGCTGCTAGAGAAGCTGCTCTTCG TGAGATCAAGGAACGCATCAAGAAGACCAAGGATGAAAAGAAGGCGAAGAAGGCTGAGGTAACCAAGTCCCAGAAGTCGCAGTCGAAGGGTGCCGCCCCGAGGGGTTCCAAGGGCCCGAagattggtggtggtggtggaaagCGCTGA